In Cydia strobilella chromosome 8, ilCydStro3.1, whole genome shotgun sequence, one DNA window encodes the following:
- the LOC134743317 gene encoding protein CutA homolog, whose protein sequence is MLKALNRKSFLTLYLSVLRPCFVMQSNLATPAVCGSGSADADADKYSVAYVTVPNNEVAKTLAHGLVKQQLAACVNIIPQITSVYMWKGEINEDNELLLMIKTRTSQVDQLTTYVRSNHPYEVCEVISLPIKNGNPPYLKWIGETVPETETKVCQKK, encoded by the exons ATGCTGAAAGCTTTGAACAGGAAATCCTTCCTTACGCTTTATTTATCTGTTCTGCGTCCTTGTTTTGTCATGCAGTCCAATTTGGCTACACCGGCAGTATGCGGCAGTGGCAGTGCCGACGCAGACGCAG ACAAATACTCAGTGGCTTATGTGACAGTGCCCAACAATGAGGTAGCAAAGACCCTGGCTCACGGGCTAGTGAAGCAACAACTGGCAGCCTGCGTGAACATCATCCCTCAAATCACCTCGGTGTACATGTGGAAAGGAGAGATTAATGAGGATAATGAG TTGCTGCTAATGATTAAGACAAGGACATCTCAAGTAGACCAGCTGACAACATATGTACGCTCCAACCACCCATATGAGGTGTGTGAAGTTATATCCTTACCAATTAAAAATGGAAACCCACCATATCTCAAGTGGATTGGGGAGACAGTGCCAGAAACTGAAACTAAGGTCTGTCAgaagaaataa
- the LOC134743518 gene encoding uncharacterized protein LOC134743518 isoform X2, which produces MDRTLCLLCALISMTSIRCHQYIPSPYHQYDQIETNHDRLGQAHQRASVHDQVTQRITGDQATQRLSEWVDQATQRISERKDNQATQISESAQSTQRIREWDDQTSQRLGERDDQATQRMSERSLPLDSGRQRLQDLQRRRFNQEDEGPRIVNVNKNSGFHSTSRRGMVPDPVVSPDVVVFPGPSRRSDQTQFVPIVPEECLRTGICEDLPDYPEDRVAAIIEKLGNATDRYKVDELDTPEIAQRIGPPEEMELCEFSLKVVVPKAAPDKDGNWHYILNHKDKPLQGFHVEICKEDKSPCAKLAHFYSGYEASCKQKYMLRYMAGLNANGEMVEKAFKLPSCCSCVVRQID; this is translated from the exons ATCTCAATGACATCTATAAGATGCCACCAATATATACCCTCGCCGTACCATCAGTACGATCAGATAGAGACAAACCATGACCGACTGGGTCAAGCACATCAGCGAGCGAGCGTGCACGACCAAGTTACGCAGCGAATAACCGGTGATCAAGCTACGCAGAGGTTAAGTGAATGGGTCGATCAGGCTACGCAGCGGATAAGCGAACGAAAAGATAATCAAGCTACGCAGATAAGCGAAAGCGCCCAATCTACGCAGCGGATAAGAGAATGGGACGACCAAACTTCGCAAAGGTTGGGAGAACGAGACGACCAAGCTACACAGAGAATGAGTGAACGCTCACTTCCCCTGGACAGTGGTCGACAGAGGCTACAAGACTTGCAAAGAAGGAGGTTTAATCAGGAAGATGAGGGTCCTAGAATCgtgaatgtaaataaaaattcgGGGTTTCATTCGACGTCTAGAAGAG GCATGGTGCCGGATCCGGTAGTATCGCCGGACGTAGTGGTGTTCCCGGGCCCGAGCCGGCGGTCCGATCAGACGCAGTTCGTCCCCATCGTGCCGGAGGAGTGTCTTCGGACGGGCATATGCGAAGACTTGCCCGACTACCCGGAGGATCGAGTCGCCGCCATAATTGAGAAG CTCGGCAACGCGACCGACAGGTACAAGGTGGACGAGCTGGACACGCCTGAAATAGCGCAGCGGATCGGCCCGCCGGAAGAAATGGAGCTCTGCGAGTTTTCGCTTAAG GTGGTGGTACCGAAGGCGGCTCCGGACAAAGACGGCAATTGGCACTATATCCTCAACCATAAGGACAAGCCTTTGCAGGGCTTCCATGTTGAAATATGCAA AGAGGATAAATCCCCCTGCGCGAAGCTGGCTCACTTCTACTCCGGATACGAAGCCAGCTGCAAGCAGAAATACATGCTGCGGTACATGGCCGGCCTGAACGCTAACGGCGAGATGGTCGAGAAGGCTTTCAAGCTGCCTAGCTGCTGCTCTTGCGTGGTCCGACAAATAGATTAG
- the LOC134743518 gene encoding uncharacterized protein LOC134743518 isoform X1 produces MDRTLCLLCALISMTSIRCHQYIPSPYHQYDQIETNHDRLGQAHQRASVHDQVTQRITGDQATQRLSEWVDQATQRISERKDNQATQISESAQSTQRIREWDDQTSQRLGERDDQATQRMSERSLPLDSGRQRLQDLQRRRFNQEDEGPRIVNVNKNSGFHSTSRRGMVPDPVVSPDVVVFPGPSRRSDQTQFVPIVPEECLRTGICEDLPDYPEDRVAAIIEKLGNATDRYKVDELDTPEIAQRIGPPEEMELCEFSLKVAVPKAAPDKDGKWHYILNQKDKPLQGFHVEICSKADSPCSKLAYFYSGYEASCKQKYMLRYMAGLNANGEVVEKQFKIPSCCSCVVRQTD; encoded by the exons ATCTCAATGACATCTATAAGATGCCACCAATATATACCCTCGCCGTACCATCAGTACGATCAGATAGAGACAAACCATGACCGACTGGGTCAAGCACATCAGCGAGCGAGCGTGCACGACCAAGTTACGCAGCGAATAACCGGTGATCAAGCTACGCAGAGGTTAAGTGAATGGGTCGATCAGGCTACGCAGCGGATAAGCGAACGAAAAGATAATCAAGCTACGCAGATAAGCGAAAGCGCCCAATCTACGCAGCGGATAAGAGAATGGGACGACCAAACTTCGCAAAGGTTGGGAGAACGAGACGACCAAGCTACACAGAGAATGAGTGAACGCTCACTTCCCCTGGACAGTGGTCGACAGAGGCTACAAGACTTGCAAAGAAGGAGGTTTAATCAGGAAGATGAGGGTCCTAGAATCgtgaatgtaaataaaaattcgGGGTTTCATTCGACGTCTAGAAGAG GCATGGTGCCGGATCCGGTAGTATCGCCGGACGTAGTGGTGTTCCCGGGCCCGAGCCGGCGGTCCGATCAGACGCAGTTCGTCCCCATCGTGCCGGAGGAGTGTCTTCGGACGGGCATATGCGAAGACTTGCCCGACTACCCGGAGGATCGAGTCGCCGCCATAATTGAGAAG CTCGGCAACGCGACCGACAGGTACAAGGTGGACGAGCTGGACACGCCTGAAATAGCGCAGCGGATCGGCCCGCCGGAAGAAATGGAGCTCTGCGAGTTTTCGCTTAAG GTTGCAGTACCTAAGGCAGCTCCTGATAAAGACGGGAAATGGCACTACATCCTGAACCAAAAGGACAAGCCTTTACAAGGCTTTCACGTTGAGATATGCAG CAAAGCCGACTCGCCCTGTTCAAAGCTGGCCTACTTCTACTCGGGATACGAAGCCAGCTGCAAGCAGAAGTACATGTTGCGGTACATGGCCGGACTGAACGCTAACGGCGAGGTGGTCGAGAAGCAGTTCAAGATACCCAGCTGTTGCTCGTGCGTCGTTCGGCAGACTGATTAG